The nucleotide sequence GATCCACGTCGTCACCGACGGCCCTTCGGTACTCGACGCGACCGCCGCCCAGCGCGTCGACCTGCTCGTGCTCGACCTCGGTCTGCCCGGAATGGACGGCTTGGAGGTCTGCCGCCGGCTGCGCGCGGCCGGCACCGAGCTGCCCGTCCTGATGCTCACCGCCCGCACCGACGAGGTCGACTTCGTCGTCGGCCTGGACGCGGGCGCCGACGACTACGTCGCCAAGCCGTTCCGGCTCGCCGAACTGCTCGCCCGGATCCGCGCGTTGCTGCGCCGTCGGGTGCCCGAGGTCCTGGAGGCCGGCGGGGTGCGGATGGACCTCGGCGCCCGGCTGGTGACGGTGGACAACCACGAAGTCCAGCTGGCGAACAAGGAGTTCGAGCTGCTGCGCGTGCTGATGAGCCGGGCCGGCCAGGTCGTCAGCCGCGACGAGATCCTCGCCGAGGTCTGGAACGACCTCGAGTCGAAGACGTCCAAGACGCTCGACATGCACATGTCGTGGCTGCGCCGGAAGCTCGCCATCGCCGCCGACGAGGCCGCCGGCCGCACCAGCAAGACCCACGACGGCGAGCGGCGGATCGCGACCGTCCGCGGCGTCGGCTTCCGCTTCAACGCCGAATAAGCCCATGCGCCGCCGCATCCTGCTGGCCATCCTGCTGGCCGTCGCCGTCACCGCGGCGGTCCTCGGCATCCCGCTGGGCATCGTGGCGAGCTGGCAGATCGAGTCGAGCTACCGCGAGACGCTCGCGGAGAACGCCCGCGCGGCGGCGGCGATCCTGGACACCGAAATCGCCAACGGCCAGGAGATCGACCTCGACCAGGTGCGCGCCGCGGTCCCGGCGAACGGGCTGCTGACCGTCCGGGCCAGCGGCCAGACCGAGAAGCGCTACGGCAGCAGCCCCGGTCCCGTCACCGTCACCGAGACGGCCGACCTCGCCCGCGACGGCAAGGTCGAGATCGCCGTCCCGGCCGGCCCGATGCACGAGCGCCAGACGACGGTGACGCTCGTCGTCGTGCTGCTGGTGCTGCTGTCGGTGGGCACCGGCGCGGTGGTGGCGATCGCGACGGCCCGACGGCTCGCGAAGCCGCTGCGGCACGTGGCCGAACGCGCGGCCCGGCTCGGCGGCGGCGACTTCCGGCCGGACCCGAGCCGCTACGGCGTCGGCGAACTCGACATGGTCGCCGAAGCGCTGGACGCGTCCGGCACCGCGCTGGCCCAGCTCGTGCAACGGGAACGCCAGCTGGTCGGGGACGTCTCGCACCAGCTGCGCAGCCGGCTGACGGCGTTGCAGCTGCGGCTGGAACCCCTCACGGTGCACCCGGACGAAGAGGTGGCCGACGAGTCGAAGGCGGCCCAGGAACAGGCGGACCGGCTCGCCGAGGCGCTGGACGAGCTGCTGGCGGCAGCCCGCGCGGCGCGCGAGGTCGGTGCGGAACCGGTGGACCTGCCGACGCAGCTGCCGGCGATGGCCCAGGAGTGGCGCGAGCTGCTCCGCTCGGAGGGCCGCAACCTCCGGACGCGCGTGGCCGACGGCCTGATGGCCCGCGCCACCCCGGGACGGCTGCGCGAGGTCATCGGCGTGCTGCTGGACAACGCGCTGCGCCACGGCTCGGGCACGGTCACGCTCATCGCCCGCCGCGGCGACGCCGAGGGCACGGTGGTGATCGAGGTGAGCGACACCGGCCCCGGCGTCCCGGACGAGCTCGCGCCGCACATCTTCGAGCGCGGTTTCTCCGGCGGCGGCTCGACGGGCGTGGGGCTGGCCTTGGCCCGGGCCCTGGTCGAGGCCGACGGCGGCCGCCTCGAGTTGTCGAACCGCCGTCCGGCGGTGTTCAGCCTGTTCCTCAAGGTGCCGCGGCCGACCGACGTCCCCGAGGTGCGCTGGCCGGCCGAGCGCGTCCCGCGTTAGGAAACGCCCGGCCGGCCGCTCAGATCAGCCCCTCCCGCAACGCGTAAGCGACCGCGTGCGACCGGTTCCGCAGCTGGAACCGGTTGGTGACGTCGTGGAGGATGCTCTTCACCGTGCGCTGCGAATAGCACAGCTCGTCGGCGATCTCCTGCGTCGAATGGCCCGCCGCGACGAGCTTGAGCACCTCCGTCTCGCGGTCGCTCATGCCGCCCAGGCGCAGGCCGCGCGGCTCGAGCACCTGGCGCTGCAGGCGCGAAACCCGGTTCAGCAACCGGCCGAGCAACTCGGGCGGCAACGCGCCTTCCCCGGCCGCGGCGGCCTTGATCAGGCGCACCAGGACCTCAGGCCCCGCGTCGGCGCGGCGGGCGACCGCGCAGACCCCGTGCTCGACGGCGTTCAGGATCTCGTTGTCGTCGACTTCGCCCGCGATCAGCACGATGCGGGTGAAGCCCTGGTGGTGCAGCCCGGCCAGCAGCCGGGTCATCGGCTCGTCGAGCCGGTCGGCGACCAGCAGGGCGACCTGCGCCGTGGCGTCGTCGACCACCCGGACGTCGTCGCGCGAACGCAGCGCCGTGCAGACGCCGTCGTGCAGGATCGGATCGGTGGCGCGGACGACCACCGGTGTCCGGTCGGATTCGAACATCGTTCCCCATTCCCCTCGAACGGTGCAGGCTGTCCAGCCTGCCCGCTCGCGTGTCCCGGGCGCATGGGACCGGCGTCCCGATGTTGCCCGGGCGCACGGTCTTTCAGGACTGGCCGAGACCGGCGTCCCTGGCCCGGACGATCGCCTCGGCCCGGTCGGCCACGTGCAGCTTGGCGAAGACGTTCGAGATGTGGTTGCGCACGGTCTTCGGGCTCAGGCACAGCGTGCTCGCGATGAGGCTGTTGCTGTGCCCGGCCGCGATCAGCGCGAGCACCTCGCGTTCGCGCCCGGTCAGTTCCGGGAACACCGGTTCGCTGACCGGTGGCTGGTTGAAGAAGGCGAGCACGCGGTTGGCGATGTCCGGGCCGAAGATCGCCTCCCGCCGGGCGACCGCCCGGACGGCGCGGATGATCTCGTCCGGCTCGGCGTCCTTGAGCAGGTAGCCCCGGGCACCGGCGCGCATCGCCGCGAAGACCGACTCGCTTTCGTCGGCCATCGTCAGCATCAGCACGCCGGTGCCCGGGTTCGCCGCCACGATGTGCCGGGTCGCCTGGATCCCGGACAGGTCGGGCAGGTGCAGGTCCATCACCACGACGTCCGGCCGCAGGGCGGTGGCGGAGGCAACCGCGTCGGCTCCTCCGGCGGCCTCGCCGACGACCTCGATCCCGGGTTCGGCGGCGAGCAGCGTGCTCACGCCGATCCGGAACAGGGGATGGTCGTCCACGACGAGGACGCGCAGGTCGCTCATCCGCCGCACCTCCCCGTGGTCACTCCTGGTGATGGTACGCGGACGCGTTCTCCCGCGCCCAGGCCGCGAACGTCAGCGGCGGCCCGCCGAGCAGCCGCTCGACGGTGTCGAAGACGACGCGTTCGTGCGGGGCCGACTCGCGCTTCAGGGCGAAGAGGCCGTCGACGGCCTTCGCGGGCCAGCCGTACCTCCGGACCAGCCGCTCCTTCGCGGCACTTTCGCTTTCTTCGACGTACTTCAGCGGCCGGCCG is from Amycolatopsis mediterranei and encodes:
- a CDS encoding response regulator transcription factor is translated as MVLLAEDDPAIAEPLSRALEREGYEIHVVTDGPSVLDATAAQRVDLLVLDLGLPGMDGLEVCRRLRAAGTELPVLMLTARTDEVDFVVGLDAGADDYVAKPFRLAELLARIRALLRRRVPEVLEAGGVRMDLGARLVTVDNHEVQLANKEFELLRVLMSRAGQVVSRDEILAEVWNDLESKTSKTLDMHMSWLRRKLAIAADEAAGRTSKTHDGERRIATVRGVGFRFNAE
- a CDS encoding response regulator transcription factor — protein: MFESDRTPVVVRATDPILHDGVCTALRSRDDVRVVDDATAQVALLVADRLDEPMTRLLAGLHHQGFTRIVLIAGEVDDNEILNAVEHGVCAVARRADAGPEVLVRLIKAAAAGEGALPPELLGRLLNRVSRLQRQVLEPRGLRLGGMSDRETEVLKLVAAGHSTQEIADELCYSQRTVKSILHDVTNRFQLRNRSHAVAYALREGLI
- a CDS encoding response regulator → MSDLRVLVVDDHPLFRIGVSTLLAAEPGIEVVGEAAGGADAVASATALRPDVVVMDLHLPDLSGIQATRHIVAANPGTGVLMLTMADESESVFAAMRAGARGYLLKDAEPDEIIRAVRAVARREAIFGPDIANRVLAFFNQPPVSEPVFPELTGREREVLALIAAGHSNSLIASTLCLSPKTVRNHISNVFAKLHVADRAEAIVRARDAGLGQS
- a CDS encoding ATP-binding protein, which gives rise to MRRRILLAILLAVAVTAAVLGIPLGIVASWQIESSYRETLAENARAAAAILDTEIANGQEIDLDQVRAAVPANGLLTVRASGQTEKRYGSSPGPVTVTETADLARDGKVEIAVPAGPMHERQTTVTLVVVLLVLLSVGTGAVVAIATARRLAKPLRHVAERAARLGGGDFRPDPSRYGVGELDMVAEALDASGTALAQLVQRERQLVGDVSHQLRSRLTALQLRLEPLTVHPDEEVADESKAAQEQADRLAEALDELLAAARAAREVGAEPVDLPTQLPAMAQEWRELLRSEGRNLRTRVADGLMARATPGRLREVIGVLLDNALRHGSGTVTLIARRGDAEGTVVIEVSDTGPGVPDELAPHIFERGFSGGGSTGVGLALARALVEADGGRLELSNRRPAVFSLFLKVPRPTDVPEVRWPAERVPR